A stretch of Nonomuraea africana DNA encodes these proteins:
- a CDS encoding TIGR03960 family B12-binding radical SAM protein, which produces MSVESLFPRLEALLPKVQKPIQYVGGELNSTVKDWDGASVRWALMYPDAYEVGLPNQGVAILYEILNELPDTLAERTYSVWPDLEALMRAEGVPQFTVDGHRPVRAFDVLGVSFSTELGYTNMLTALDLAGIPLAAVDRGDDDPIVLAGGHAAFNPEPIADFLDAAVLGDGEQIAIAISEVIREWKSEGSPGGRDELLMRLAESGGVYVPKFYDVEYHPDGRIKRVAPNRPNVPWRVHKHTVMDLDEWPYPKKPLVPLAETVHERFSVEIFRGCTRGCRFCQAGMITRPVRERSITTIGAMVENGIRESGFNEVGLLSLSSADHSEIGEVAKGLADRYEGTNTSLSLPSTRVDAFNIDLANEFSRNGRRSGLTFAPEGGSERMRKVINKMVTEEDLIRTVTTAYSQGWRQVKLYFMCGLPTEQDEDVMGIADLAKKVIKAGREATGSRDIRCTVSIGGFVPKPHTPFQWAAQADHETVDRRLKALRDSLRGDREYGKAIGYRYHDGKPSIVEGLLSRGDRRVGAIIRAVWEDGGRFDGWSEHFSYERWMAAAEKAGVQVDWYTTREREENEVLPWDHLDAGLDREWLWQDWQDAVTGSEVDDCRWTPCYDCGVCPTMGTEIQIGPTGKKLLPLTVV; this is translated from the coding sequence CCCAACCAGGGCGTGGCGATTCTCTACGAGATCCTCAACGAGCTGCCCGACACGCTGGCCGAGCGCACCTACTCGGTCTGGCCCGACCTCGAGGCGCTCATGCGCGCCGAGGGCGTGCCGCAGTTCACCGTCGACGGCCACCGCCCGGTGCGCGCCTTCGACGTCCTCGGAGTGTCGTTCTCCACCGAGCTGGGCTACACCAACATGCTGACCGCGCTCGACCTGGCGGGCATCCCGCTCGCCGCCGTCGACCGCGGCGACGACGACCCGATCGTGCTGGCCGGCGGGCATGCCGCCTTCAATCCCGAGCCGATCGCCGACTTCCTCGACGCGGCCGTGCTCGGCGACGGCGAGCAGATCGCCATCGCCATCAGCGAGGTCATCCGCGAGTGGAAGTCGGAGGGCAGCCCCGGCGGTCGCGACGAGCTGCTCATGCGGCTGGCCGAGTCCGGCGGCGTCTACGTGCCCAAGTTCTACGACGTCGAGTACCACCCCGATGGCCGCATCAAGCGCGTCGCGCCCAACCGGCCCAACGTGCCGTGGCGGGTGCACAAGCACACCGTCATGGACCTCGACGAGTGGCCGTACCCGAAGAAGCCGCTGGTCCCGCTGGCCGAGACGGTGCACGAGCGGTTCAGCGTCGAGATCTTCCGCGGCTGCACCCGCGGCTGCAGGTTCTGCCAGGCCGGCATGATCACTCGCCCGGTCCGCGAGCGGTCGATCACCACGATCGGCGCCATGGTCGAGAACGGCATCCGCGAGTCCGGCTTCAACGAGGTCGGGCTGCTGTCGCTGTCGTCGGCCGACCACTCCGAGATCGGTGAGGTCGCCAAGGGCCTGGCCGACCGCTACGAGGGCACGAACACCTCGCTCTCGCTGCCGTCGACCAGGGTCGACGCCTTCAACATCGACCTGGCCAACGAGTTCTCGCGCAACGGCCGCCGTTCGGGCCTGACCTTCGCTCCCGAGGGCGGCTCCGAGCGCATGCGCAAGGTGATCAACAAGATGGTCACCGAGGAAGACCTGATCCGCACCGTCACCACGGCCTACAGCCAGGGCTGGCGGCAGGTGAAGCTCTACTTCATGTGCGGCCTGCCCACCGAGCAGGACGAAGACGTGATGGGCATCGCCGACCTGGCCAAGAAGGTCATCAAGGCGGGCCGCGAGGCCACGGGCTCGCGCGACATCCGCTGCACGGTCTCCATCGGCGGGTTCGTGCCCAAGCCGCACACCCCCTTCCAGTGGGCCGCGCAGGCCGACCACGAGACCGTCGACCGGCGGCTCAAGGCGCTGCGCGACTCGCTGCGTGGTGACAGGGAGTACGGCAAGGCCATCGGCTACCGCTACCACGACGGCAAGCCCTCGATCGTGGAGGGACTGCTCTCGCGCGGCGACCGCAGGGTCGGCGCAATCATCAGGGCGGTCTGGGAGGACGGCGGCCGCTTCGACGGCTGGAGCGAGCACTTCTCCTACGAGCGCTGGATGGCGGCCGCGGAGAAGGCGGGGGTCCAGGTCGACTGGTACACCACGCGCGAGCGCGAGGAGAACGAGGTCCTTCCGTGGGACCACCTCGACGCGGGTCTCGACCGCGAGTGGCTGTGGCAGGACTGGCAGGACGCCGTCACCGGGTCCGAGGTCGACGACTGCAGGTGGACACCGTGCTACGACTGCGGCGTCTGCCCGACCATGGGCACCGAGATCCAGATCGGTCCGACAGGTAAGAAACTGCTGCCGCTTACTGTGGTATAG
- a CDS encoding Rne/Rng family ribonuclease, with product MLDNEPNAGAHGPDGDTTQQPTTPKRRRAASRPAGPPPEVDDVPAVVVTTQASGDAGAASTDFSGTAGPAPATAGQAGEPSTVTTSGQASLVEEAVAEAVEAPAPKRAARSRSTATTTTRRRTSKKAAEAAESAAEAAPAPAEALATANGAEAQAGALADEWEAPALPAEQAVEQPAEQPAAEEAAPKRRRTRKKAEPEQEPESPVEAVMAEELLETLPESEPLDDEPAGEDLDEEPIARPALFVDPFGLSPQAAQETGTAFQRPAAVFTPLFQAPDPSQAQPVRVEPQQPVKPRADEADALLTEESAEEAEEDVDSDDTDHEDDGGSRRRRRRRGGRGRGKSRERDDDSESDDSDEQEESEEGGEEAEEAEEAHAEEEESSSSRRRRRRRRRGGDEVAEVATDDPPNTVVRIRAPRTGRSSTLDTHADGVQSVRGSTRLEAKKQRRREGRELGRRRPPIITESEFLARRESVDRMMVVRRNGDRTQIAVLEDGILVEHYVNREASQSYVGNVYLGKVQNVLPSMEAAFVDIGKGRNAVLYAGEVNFDTAGLEGQPKRIEAALKSGQSVLVQVTKDPMGHKGARLTSQISLPGRYLVYVPDGSMTGISRKLPDKERTRLKSILKKVMPENAGVIVRTAAEGASEEELGRDVARLSAQWEAIQKKAKSASPPELLSSEPDLTIRVVRDVFNEDFSSLVVQGEDAWDTVEEYVKYVAPHLADRLGRWDEDGDVFEAYRIDEQLAKALDRKVWLPSGGSLVIDRTEAMTVVDVNTGKFTGQGGNLEETVTRNNLEAAEEIVRQLRLRDIGGIIVIDFIDMVLESNRDLVLRRLLECLARDRTKHQVAEVTSLGLVQMTRKRVGQGLLEAFSTQCECCNGRGLIVSAEPVEGKPEPRGTQGKMAVEKAVAEKVSAANDSAGRDTVTGALEDVPGSEDDQANQTSGRGRRRSRRAKSAD from the coding sequence ATGCTCGACAACGAGCCCAACGCCGGGGCCCATGGCCCTGACGGGGATACAACACAACAGCCCACCACGCCCAAGCGCCGGCGCGCGGCGAGCAGGCCCGCGGGCCCGCCGCCCGAGGTCGACGACGTTCCCGCGGTAGTGGTCACCACGCAGGCTTCCGGGGATGCGGGAGCCGCGTCAACCGATTTTTCCGGTACGGCCGGCCCGGCTCCCGCCACGGCGGGGCAGGCCGGTGAGCCGTCCACGGTGACGACCTCCGGCCAGGCCAGCCTCGTCGAGGAGGCCGTGGCCGAGGCCGTCGAGGCGCCCGCGCCCAAGCGGGCCGCCAGGTCCAGGTCGACCGCCACCACGACCACGCGCCGCCGTACCAGCAAGAAGGCCGCGGAGGCCGCTGAGAGCGCCGCTGAGGCCGCGCCGGCGCCCGCCGAGGCCCTGGCCACCGCCAACGGCGCGGAGGCGCAGGCCGGCGCCCTGGCCGACGAGTGGGAGGCGCCCGCGCTGCCCGCCGAGCAGGCCGTAGAGCAGCCCGCCGAGCAGCCCGCCGCGGAGGAGGCCGCGCCCAAGCGGCGCCGCACCCGCAAGAAGGCCGAGCCCGAGCAGGAGCCCGAGTCGCCGGTCGAGGCCGTCATGGCCGAGGAGCTGCTCGAGACGCTGCCGGAGAGCGAGCCGCTCGACGACGAGCCCGCGGGCGAAGACCTCGACGAGGAGCCGATCGCCAGGCCCGCGCTGTTCGTCGACCCCTTCGGGCTGTCGCCGCAGGCCGCCCAGGAGACCGGCACCGCCTTCCAGCGGCCCGCCGCCGTGTTCACCCCACTGTTCCAGGCGCCGGACCCGAGCCAGGCCCAGCCGGTCAGGGTCGAGCCGCAGCAGCCGGTGAAGCCGCGGGCCGACGAGGCCGACGCGCTGTTGACCGAGGAATCCGCCGAGGAGGCGGAGGAGGACGTCGACAGCGACGACACCGACCACGAGGACGACGGCGGCAGCCGTCGCCGTCGCCGCCGCAGGGGCGGCAGGGGCAGGGGCAAGTCGCGCGAGCGCGACGACGACTCCGAGTCCGACGACTCCGACGAGCAGGAGGAGTCCGAGGAAGGCGGCGAGGAGGCCGAGGAGGCCGAGGAGGCCCACGCCGAGGAGGAGGAGAGCTCCAGCTCGCGCCGCCGCAGGCGCAGGCGGCGCAGGGGCGGCGACGAGGTCGCCGAGGTCGCCACCGACGACCCGCCCAACACCGTCGTGCGCATCCGCGCGCCGCGCACCGGCAGGTCGAGCACGCTCGACACGCACGCCGACGGCGTGCAGAGCGTGCGCGGCTCCACCCGACTCGAGGCCAAGAAGCAGCGCCGCCGCGAGGGGCGCGAGCTGGGCCGCCGCAGGCCGCCGATCATCACCGAGTCGGAGTTCCTCGCCAGGCGCGAGTCCGTCGACCGGATGATGGTGGTGCGCCGCAACGGCGACCGCACGCAGATCGCGGTCCTCGAGGACGGCATCCTCGTCGAGCACTACGTCAACCGCGAGGCCAGCCAGTCGTACGTGGGCAACGTCTACCTCGGCAAGGTGCAGAACGTGCTGCCCTCGATGGAGGCGGCCTTCGTCGACATCGGCAAGGGCCGCAACGCCGTCCTCTACGCCGGCGAGGTGAACTTCGACACGGCGGGCCTCGAGGGCCAGCCCAAGCGCATCGAGGCCGCGCTCAAGTCCGGCCAGTCGGTGCTGGTGCAGGTCACCAAGGACCCGATGGGCCACAAGGGCGCCAGGCTGACCAGCCAGATCTCGCTGCCGGGCCGCTACCTGGTCTACGTGCCCGACGGGTCGATGACCGGCATCAGCCGCAAGCTCCCCGACAAGGAGCGCACGCGGCTCAAGAGCATCCTGAAGAAGGTCATGCCGGAGAACGCCGGAGTGATCGTGCGCACGGCCGCGGAGGGCGCCTCGGAGGAGGAGCTCGGCCGCGACGTGGCCAGGCTGTCGGCGCAGTGGGAGGCCATCCAGAAGAAGGCCAAGTCCGCCAGCCCGCCCGAGCTGCTGTCGTCCGAGCCCGACCTGACCATCAGGGTCGTCCGCGACGTGTTCAACGAGGACTTCTCCTCGCTGGTCGTGCAGGGCGAGGACGCCTGGGACACGGTCGAGGAGTACGTCAAGTACGTCGCGCCGCACCTGGCCGACCGGCTGGGCCGGTGGGACGAGGACGGCGACGTCTTCGAGGCCTACCGCATCGACGAGCAGCTGGCCAAGGCGCTCGATCGCAAGGTGTGGCTGCCCTCGGGCGGCTCGCTGGTGATCGACCGCACCGAGGCGATGACCGTCGTCGACGTCAACACCGGCAAGTTCACCGGCCAGGGCGGCAACCTCGAGGAGACCGTCACGCGCAACAACCTGGAGGCGGCCGAGGAGATCGTTCGCCAGCTCAGGTTGCGCGACATCGGCGGCATCATCGTCATCGACTTCATCGACATGGTCCTGGAGTCCAACCGTGACCTGGTGCTGCGCCGGCTGCTCGAGTGCCTGGCGCGCGACAGGACCAAGCACCAGGTCGCCGAGGTCACCTCGCTCGGTCTGGTCCAGATGACCCGTAAGAGGGTCGGACAGGGGCTCCTGGAGGCCTTCTCGACGCAGTGTGAGTGCTGCAACGGGCGGGGCCTGATCGTCTCGGCCGAGCCGGTCGAGGGCAAGCCGGAGCCGCGGGGCACGCAGGGCAAGATGGCGGTGGAGAAGGCGGTCGCCGAGAAGGTGTCCGCGGCCAACGACTCCGCCGGCCGTGATACCGTGACCGGTGCGCTTGAAGACGTCCCCGGCTCGGAGGACGACCAGGCGAACCAGACTTCCGGCAGGGGGCGGCGACGCTCCCGCCGAGCCAAGTCGGCCGATTAG
- the rplU gene encoding 50S ribosomal protein L21, which produces MYAIVRCGGRQQKVSVGDVLEVDKVAGEVGSSVSLPTVLVVNDGDVTTEAGKFTVSAEILGETKGPKIRILKYKNKTGYKKRQGHRQRYTQVKITGINQA; this is translated from the coding sequence GTGTACGCGATCGTTCGTTGCGGCGGCAGGCAGCAGAAGGTCTCCGTCGGTGACGTCCTCGAGGTGGACAAGGTCGCCGGCGAGGTTGGTTCTTCGGTTTCGCTGCCGACGGTGCTCGTCGTCAACGATGGCGACGTGACCACGGAGGCGGGCAAGTTCACGGTGAGCGCCGAGATTCTCGGTGAGACCAAGGGCCCCAAGATCCGCATCCTCAAGTACAAGAACAAGACCGGTTACAAGAAGCGCCAGGGTCACCGTCAGCGGTACACCCAGGTGAAGATCACCGGTATCAACCAGGCCTGA
- the rpmA gene encoding 50S ribosomal protein L27, translating to MAHKKGASSTRNGRDSNAQRLGVKRFGGQLVNAGEIIVRQRGTHFHPGDNVGRGGDDTLFALAAGHVQFGVKRGRRAVSIVPVAE from the coding sequence ATGGCACACAAGAAGGGCGCGTCGTCCACCCGGAACGGCCGTGACTCCAACGCCCAGCGCCTGGGCGTCAAGCGCTTCGGCGGCCAGCTGGTCAACGCGGGCGAGATCATCGTCCGTCAGCGTGGCACCCACTTCCACCCCGGTGACAACGTCGGCCGTGGTGGCGACGACACGCTGTTCGCGCTGGCCGCGGGCCACGTGCAGTTCGGCGTCAAGCGCGGCCGTCGCGCCGTGAGCATCGTTCCCGTCGCGGAGTAA
- the obgE gene encoding GTPase ObgE: MADFVDQVVLHIRAGDGGNGCASVHREKFKPLGGPDGGNGGRGGDVILEVDPNTATLLDYHRRPHRKAENGKQGQGSNREGANGADVVLPVPNGTVVKDANTGEVLIDLVGVGTRYVIAQGGHGGLGNAALANSKRKAPGFALLGEPGDALDVMLELKSVADVALVGFPSAGKSSLIAALSAARPKIADYPFTTLIPNLGVVTAGETVFTVADVPGLIPGASQGKGLGHEFLRHVERCDMLVHVIDCATMEPGRDPITDYEVIEAELHAYGKLEDRPRMVVLNKADVPDARELADIVRADLEERGLKVFTVSAATHEGLRELTFAMGEWVAAARATRPVEEPTRLVLRPKQLGAATFKVRKVNDTLFQVTGEKPERWIRQTDFTNDEAVGYLADRLERLGVEEELVKAGAVAGAEVVIGSMDDGYIFDWQPTLNAESINTGPRGTDNRLG; the protein is encoded by the coding sequence GTGGCGGATTTCGTGGACCAGGTGGTCCTGCACATCAGGGCAGGCGACGGCGGGAACGGCTGCGCCTCCGTCCACCGGGAGAAGTTCAAGCCGCTCGGCGGTCCTGACGGGGGCAACGGCGGCAGGGGCGGCGACGTCATCCTGGAGGTCGACCCCAACACCGCCACGCTGCTCGACTACCACCGCCGTCCGCACCGCAAGGCCGAGAACGGCAAGCAGGGGCAGGGCAGCAACAGGGAGGGCGCCAACGGCGCCGACGTGGTCCTCCCGGTGCCCAACGGCACCGTGGTCAAGGACGCGAACACCGGCGAGGTCCTGATCGACCTGGTCGGGGTGGGCACGCGCTACGTGATTGCCCAGGGCGGCCACGGCGGGCTCGGCAACGCGGCGCTGGCCAACTCCAAGCGGAAGGCGCCGGGGTTCGCGCTGCTCGGCGAGCCCGGCGACGCGCTCGACGTGATGCTCGAGCTCAAGAGCGTCGCCGACGTCGCGCTGGTGGGCTTCCCCAGCGCGGGCAAGTCGTCGCTGATCGCCGCGCTCAGCGCGGCGCGGCCGAAGATCGCCGACTACCCGTTCACGACGCTGATCCCGAACCTGGGTGTGGTCACCGCGGGCGAGACCGTGTTCACGGTGGCCGACGTGCCGGGGTTGATCCCCGGGGCGTCGCAGGGCAAGGGGCTCGGTCACGAGTTCCTGCGCCACGTCGAGCGCTGCGACATGCTCGTGCACGTCATCGACTGCGCGACCATGGAGCCCGGCCGCGACCCGATCACCGACTACGAGGTGATCGAGGCCGAGCTGCACGCCTACGGCAAGCTCGAGGACCGCCCCAGGATGGTCGTGCTGAACAAGGCCGACGTGCCCGACGCCAGGGAGCTGGCCGACATCGTCCGCGCCGACCTCGAGGAGCGCGGGCTCAAGGTCTTCACCGTCTCGGCCGCCACCCACGAGGGGCTGCGCGAGCTGACCTTCGCCATGGGCGAGTGGGTCGCCGCCGCGCGCGCCACCAGGCCGGTCGAGGAGCCGACCAGGCTGGTGCTGCGGCCCAAGCAGCTCGGGGCCGCGACGTTCAAGGTCCGCAAGGTCAACGACACCCTCTTCCAGGTCACCGGCGAGAAGCCGGAGCGGTGGATCAGGCAGACCGACTTCACCAACGACGAGGCCGTGGGCTACCTCGCCGACCGGCTCGAGCGGCTGGGTGTCGAGGAGGAGCTGGTCAAGGCCGGCGCGGTCGCGGGCGCCGAAGTCGTCATCGGCTCGATGGACGACGGCTACATCTTCGACTGGCAGCCCACGCTCAACGCCGAGTCGATCAACACGGGGCCGCGGGGAACGGACAACAGGCTCGGATAG
- the proB gene encoding glutamate 5-kinase, with the protein MREQISSASRVVVKVGSSSLTTPQGVIDVDRVDALVDVLAARRRTGTQIVLVSSGAIAAGLGPLGLPARPRDLATQQAAASVGQGVLVARYTSSFARYGLRVGQVLLTADDMMRRSHHANAQRTLSRLLELGIMPVVNENDTVATDEIRFGDNDRLAALVAHLIHADALVLLSDVDALYDGPPSRAGSRRLSEVRGPDDLVGVELGKNGAAVGTGGMVTKVQAARIATGAGVPVVLTAAAHAAQALAGADVGTYFHPGGRHPGTRLLWLAHATTGRGRLTLDEGAVEAVVTRRKSLLPAGVVSVEGDFAAGDPVDLCGPRGRVVARGLVNFDAGEIPELLGRSTRELASALGPEYERELIHRDDIVILESHS; encoded by the coding sequence GTGCGGGAACAGATCAGCTCAGCGTCGAGGGTCGTCGTCAAGGTGGGGTCCTCGTCGCTCACCACCCCCCAGGGCGTGATCGACGTCGACAGGGTCGACGCGCTGGTCGACGTGCTGGCGGCACGGCGCCGTACCGGCACGCAGATCGTGCTCGTCTCCTCGGGCGCGATCGCGGCGGGCCTCGGCCCGCTGGGGTTGCCGGCGCGCCCGCGCGATCTGGCCACCCAGCAGGCCGCGGCCTCGGTCGGTCAGGGCGTGCTGGTCGCCCGCTACACCTCCTCCTTCGCCAGGTACGGCCTGCGCGTCGGCCAGGTGCTTCTGACGGCCGACGACATGATGCGCCGCTCGCACCACGCCAACGCGCAGCGCACCCTGAGCAGGCTGCTGGAGCTGGGCATCATGCCGGTCGTCAACGAGAACGACACGGTGGCCACCGACGAGATCCGCTTCGGCGACAACGACCGCCTGGCCGCCCTGGTCGCCCATCTCATCCACGCCGACGCGCTGGTGCTGCTGTCGGACGTCGACGCGCTCTACGACGGGCCGCCCTCCAGGGCGGGCTCCAGGCGCCTGTCCGAGGTCAGGGGCCCCGACGACCTGGTCGGCGTCGAGCTGGGCAAGAACGGCGCGGCGGTCGGCACGGGTGGCATGGTCACCAAGGTGCAGGCCGCGCGCATCGCGACGGGCGCGGGCGTGCCCGTGGTGCTCACCGCGGCGGCGCACGCGGCCCAGGCGCTGGCGGGGGCCGACGTCGGCACCTACTTCCACCCCGGCGGCCGGCACCCCGGCACCCGGCTGCTGTGGCTGGCCCACGCGACCACCGGGCGCGGACGGCTGACGCTGGACGAGGGCGCGGTCGAGGCGGTCGTCACGCGCCGCAAGTCGCTGCTGCCCGCCGGCGTGGTGTCGGTGGAGGGGGACTTCGCCGCGGGCGACCCCGTGGACCTGTGCGGGCCGCGCGGCCGGGTGGTCGCGCGCGGGCTGGTGAACTTCGACGCGGGAGAGATCCCCGAGCTGCTGGGCCGCTCCACGAGAGAGCTGGCCAGCGCGCTCGGTCCGGAATATGAACGCGAGCTCATCCACCGCGACGACATCGTCATACTGGAGTCCCACAGCTAG
- a CDS encoding glutamate-5-semialdehyde dehydrogenase codes for MEFVKVARAAREAAAELAPLPRAAKDAALRAIADALVANSPEILEANALDVDKAREGGTSEAMIDRLRLDEARIEAIAQAVRDIADLPDPVGEVVRGSTLPNGLELRQLRVPLGVIGIIYEGRPNVTVDGAALCLKSGNAVLLRGSSSAYSSNAALVKIMQAALEPTEVPSGAVQLVPGLTRDSVKELMRARGLVDVLIPRGGASLINSVVEESTVPVIETGVGNCHVYVDADADLDLAVEILLNAKAQRPSVCNAAETFLVHADVAEQFLPRALRALKEAGVTVHADPKLGVYGEVVPATEDDFFTEYLSLDIAAAVVGSLEEAVAHIRKYGSGHTDAIVTRSQGAARRFVQLVDSAAVAVNASTRFTDGGEFGFGAEIGISTQKLHARGPMGLPELTSTKWVYTGEGHLRTSTGTVIPSCGG; via the coding sequence ATGGAGTTCGTCAAGGTTGCCCGGGCGGCGCGAGAGGCCGCCGCCGAGCTGGCCCCGCTGCCCAGGGCCGCCAAGGACGCGGCGCTGCGCGCCATCGCCGACGCTCTCGTGGCGAACTCGCCGGAGATCCTCGAGGCCAACGCCCTCGACGTGGACAAGGCGCGCGAGGGCGGCACCTCCGAGGCGATGATCGACCGGCTGCGGCTGGACGAGGCCAGGATCGAGGCCATCGCGCAGGCCGTGCGCGACATCGCCGACCTGCCCGACCCCGTCGGCGAGGTGGTCAGGGGCTCGACCCTGCCCAACGGCCTGGAGCTGCGCCAGCTCAGGGTGCCGCTCGGCGTCATCGGCATCATCTACGAGGGCAGGCCCAACGTCACCGTGGACGGCGCGGCGCTGTGCCTCAAGAGCGGCAACGCGGTCCTGCTGCGCGGCTCCTCCAGCGCCTACTCCTCCAACGCCGCGCTGGTGAAGATCATGCAGGCGGCCCTGGAGCCGACCGAGGTGCCCTCGGGGGCCGTGCAGCTGGTGCCGGGGCTGACCCGCGACTCGGTCAAGGAGCTGATGCGGGCGCGCGGCCTGGTGGACGTGCTGATCCCGCGCGGCGGCGCCTCGCTGATCAACTCGGTGGTGGAGGAGTCCACGGTCCCCGTGATCGAGACTGGCGTGGGCAACTGCCACGTGTACGTCGACGCGGACGCCGACCTCGACCTGGCCGTGGAGATTCTGCTCAACGCCAAGGCGCAGCGGCCCTCCGTCTGCAACGCGGCCGAGACGTTCCTGGTGCACGCCGACGTGGCCGAGCAGTTCCTGCCCAGGGCGCTGCGCGCGCTGAAGGAGGCGGGGGTGACCGTCCACGCCGACCCCAAACTGGGGGTCTACGGCGAGGTCGTCCCCGCGACCGAGGACGACTTCTTCACCGAGTACCTCTCGCTCGACATCGCCGCCGCCGTCGTCGGCTCGCTGGAGGAGGCGGTGGCCCACATCAGGAAGTACGGCTCGGGCCACACCGACGCGATCGTCACCCGCTCCCAGGGCGCCGCCCGCAGGTTCGTGCAGCTCGTCGACTCGGCGGCGGTCGCGGTCAACGCCTCCACGAGGTTCACTGACGGCGGCGAGTTCGGCTTCGGCGCCGAGATCGGGATCTCCACGCAGAAGCTCCACGCGCGCGGTCCGATGGGCCTGCCTGAATTGACCTCCACGAAGTGGGTCTATACCGGCGAGGGGCATCTGCGCACGTCAACGGGGACCGTTATTCCGTCCTGCGGAGGGTAA
- a CDS encoding serine/threonine-protein kinase codes for MSKLGKVGPYTLLERLGRGGMGEVYLASTRRGERVALKVLHDLIEDSASRIRLEREVRALRRVESPYVARVIDADLDCVRPYLVMEHIEGDTLLDRVRRSGPLTGADLVQLAQGVAAALAIVHAAGVIHRDLKPANILMGAEGPVLIDFGIAQVIDATRLTMTGTFLGTPGYAAPELFADEHVAEPADVHAWAATVAFAATGRPTFGRGTVEAQMYAVLNGQADLKGVPAGLLPLVRAALNREPGKRPTAALLADRLARLARATVSSATASSSGAALDEDVKALRGRAADAAKAARSRAAEARAADEAKVVRPRTADEGKVVRPRAAEDGKVVRPRVAEEGKPVRPRASEENKPVRPRPGDEGKVVRPRASEESKLARSRAQGRTPEEPKAARARMPVTARGRVAARTAEEGKAAVRAQARAPRVRRAAAQAEPAPTTLPAGNAALLLLAVLAVPCVVATVIWPIAGVGITAAFVVLVRTVWINHWMVRNRTSKRVKVALRVLLFPLALAGAAISAAGWPGLPVAAAAGGVLWMVAGGELGPDWWQQTAPVTAAGVVFGVLCGAITGREVERAGAMLQDLRKEGLRALAVLGGFVALCAAAVRAIALLL; via the coding sequence GTGAGCAAGCTCGGCAAGGTCGGGCCTTACACCTTGCTCGAACGCCTCGGCCGTGGCGGCATGGGCGAGGTGTATCTTGCCAGCACCCGCCGGGGTGAGCGCGTCGCTCTCAAGGTGCTGCACGACCTCATCGAGGATTCCGCCTCGCGCATCCGGCTGGAGCGCGAGGTACGAGCGTTGCGCAGGGTCGAGAGCCCGTACGTCGCGAGGGTGATCGACGCCGATCTCGACTGCGTGCGGCCGTACCTGGTGATGGAGCACATCGAGGGCGACACCCTGCTCGACAGGGTGCGCCGCAGCGGGCCACTGACCGGCGCCGACCTGGTGCAGCTGGCCCAGGGCGTGGCGGCGGCGCTGGCGATCGTCCACGCCGCGGGCGTCATCCACCGCGACCTCAAGCCGGCCAACATCCTCATGGGCGCCGAGGGTCCTGTACTGATCGACTTCGGCATCGCGCAGGTCATCGACGCCACCAGGCTGACGATGACCGGCACCTTCCTCGGCACTCCCGGCTACGCCGCCCCCGAACTGTTCGCCGACGAGCACGTGGCCGAGCCCGCCGACGTCCACGCGTGGGCGGCCACGGTGGCCTTCGCGGCCACCGGCAGGCCGACGTTCGGCAGGGGCACGGTCGAGGCGCAGATGTACGCGGTGCTGAACGGCCAGGCCGACCTCAAGGGCGTGCCAGCAGGCCTGCTGCCGCTGGTGCGGGCCGCGCTCAACAGGGAGCCGGGCAAGCGGCCGACGGCGGCGCTGCTGGCCGACCGGCTGGCCAGACTGGCCAGGGCGACCGTCTCCTCCGCCACGGCCTCCTCCTCCGGGGCCGCCCTCGACGAGGATGTGAAGGCGCTCAGGGGCAGGGCGGCCGACGCGGCGAAGGCGGCGAGGAGCCGCGCCGCCGAGGCGCGCGCTGCCGACGAGGCCAAGGTGGTCAGGCCGCGGACCGCCGACGAGGGCAAGGTCGTCAGGCCGCGCGCCGCCGAGGACGGCAAGGTCGTCAGGCCGCGCGTCGCGGAGGAGGGCAAACCGGTCAGGCCGCGGGCCTCGGAGGAGAACAAGCCGGTGCGGCCGCGCCCTGGCGACGAAGGCAAGGTGGTCAGGCCGCGCGCCTCCGAGGAGAGCAAGCTCGCGCGGTCGCGCGCGCAGGGCCGTACGCCTGAGGAGCCGAAGGCGGCGCGCGCCCGGATGCCGGTGACGGCGAGGGGCCGTGTGGCGGCCCGTACGGCAGAGGAGGGGAAGGCGGCGGTCAGGGCACAGGCCAGGGCGCCACGCGTCAGGCGGGCCGCCGCCCAGGCGGAGCCGGCCCCGACCACGTTGCCCGCGGGCAACGCGGCGCTGCTGCTGCTGGCCGTGCTGGCGGTGCCGTGCGTCGTGGCGACGGTGATCTGGCCGATCGCGGGCGTGGGGATCACCGCCGCGTTCGTGGTGCTGGTGCGGACGGTGTGGATCAACCACTGGATGGTCAGGAACCGCACCTCGAAGCGGGTCAAGGTGGCGCTGAGGGTGCTGCTGTTCCCGCTGGCGCTGGCCGGGGCCGCGATCAGCGCGGCGGGCTGGCCGGGGCTGCCCGTCGCGGCGGCGGCCGGCGGTGTGCTGTGGATGGTCGCGGGCGGCGAGCTGGGCCCCGACTGGTGGCAGCAGACCGCGCCCGTCACGGCGGCGGGCGTGGTGTTCGGCGTGCTGTGCGGGGCGATCACCGGCAGGGAGGTCGAGCGGGCCGGCGCGATGCTGCAGGACCTGCGCAAGGAGGGGCTACGCGCGCTGGCCGTACTGGGCGGTTTCGTCGCCCTCTGCGCGGCGGCGGTGCGCGCGATCGCCCTGCTGCTCTGA